One Drosophila willistoni isolate 14030-0811.24 chromosome XL unlocalized genomic scaffold, UCI_dwil_1.1 Seg142, whole genome shotgun sequence genomic region harbors:
- the LOC6644768 gene encoding 39S ribosomal protein L16, mitochondrial has translation MWSLKAVTQLCKNTVASGNISAISTAGLKYFAPPIKYENIEKVERPKLRIMERMPQYPPNLRPPKMQKRLRYMRGPELVHNTLLHKQYAIVATGGGRLRWGHYEMMRLTIGRKMNTDTMFATWRIPAPWQPITKKGQGQRMGGGKGAIDHYVTPIRAGRIIVEIAGRCEFIEVKGFLTQVANQLPFKATVVSQEMLDQQQVEEDLKERSNENPFTMKYVIQNNLNGCHRWLSPVDHKWFGKHL, from the exons ATGTGGAGCCTTAAAGCTGTAACTCAATTGTGCAAAAATACAGTCGCAT CTGGCAACATTAGTGCCATAAGCACTGCGGGCCTCAAATACTTTGCACCGCCTATAAAATATGAAA ACATTGAGAAAGTCGAGCGTCCGAAGTTGCGCATAATGGAGCGCATGCCTCAGTATCCGCCCAATCTGCGCCCGCCCAAGATGCAGAAACGTCTTCGCTACATGCGTGGCCCAGAACTTGTACATAATACCCTGCTCCACAAACAGTATGCCATTGTTGCCACTGGCGGTGGCCGCTTACGATGGGGCCACTACGAGATGATGCGTCTGACCATCGGTCGTAAAATGAATACGGACACCATGTTTGCCACTTGGCGGATTCCCGCTCCCTGGCAACCCATTACCAAAAAGGGACAAGGTCAGCGCATGGGTGGCGGTAAGGGTGCCATAGATCATTATGTAACACCCATACGAGCGGGTCGCATCATTGTCGAGATTGCCGGCAGATGCGAATTCATTGAGGTTAAAGGATTCCTGACACAGGTGGCCAATCAGTTGCCATTCAAGGCAACTGTTGTCTCCCAAGAAATGCTCGATCAGCAGCAAGTCGAAGAGGACCTTAAAGAGCGCTCCAATGAGAATCCTTTTACCATGAAATATGTcatacaaaacaatttaaatggcTGCCATCGATGGCTTTCGCCGGTCGATCATAAATGGTTTGGTAAACATCTGTAA
- the LOC6644769 gene encoding histone-lysine N-methyltransferase trr, with translation MNISKVTTSLAAAAAAAEKAKPERVNVNAASATAATGAPTGAVGVSTGGATISYQTINLQKRASVDSGEQSDDSNLNRKKLKTELIICPSPAKQQHQRGPGGVSVVSAIHTSLGSSSTSVNTKDETASEDAWDQQQQTREEQQQIIVCNFGSSTATNTTEMSAIKQEEVAEGNQKQNFISFTKKEAASSVAVTASAVSSSSSSSSSTASVISIEPSGGGGGGGPGGGGGTDLPEQSNKFDPLEHVTTTASGTSIILNTNNGTIMTTTTTNQKPGQTNYNLFNATSQTPTLLNRVNLHSKLKGQPLMMNAKKLAEVTQTTAKVSIGNKTISVPLLKPLITASAAGGATIVESKPMQQLPIGGQIVTTTTGPSQQTQQSQQQQQQQTQHINYTKLLKRGPKNPTTIVSFSGLQIKPANTKIVTAKVVSKKMSLQYQQQHQQQQQQQQQQLQIQQQQSTGSLAPPTGSIVTITTTNPNQTYTMVQQQPQQQDTPSTGGVANSLSGGDAVDAVDTNPRQKPTYSENIQKILYKSKSLESAGSNEEFTNINSVVIKPLDKSQLNCGSGFNIFKATPATSNSSVVTSSTSSGVVELPSASSASASSSGATTTSTSVSVSAILNEVAVAKSTPATICINSPAVGGGSRPIISIQKNISLVLSKSSMAQQKAKMVTTQSGASVVGSTIQMHTVPLQQQQQQQTLQQSSDQTLSDQSTKSSMQIKLTPQTLTTTAIATSSTIVAATSVASTTTTTPTKLNVSQVTKLEELSADNKTKMIIKHQQQQQQQNQVNVQDSTPSNSSSITSTTTSSSSSGGTTNATIKEQQQQSDQHNDAVLPVVAPAPAPVVTAPVAPTPPNNGQAQRVDDSNNALLKQLLQNSSSSHNLSQISITSSHVSASGPSGGGAGGVNASSTASLSARKVINVRAPSMGLVSSLEAQLARPVIPPVPAAVSNSSSNNAGGVVTSTATPSTPTTTTTATTLNQSGAPSITANPMASDQQKQQQQQPAVVKTEQQQPQGPPPPPPPLPSPQTHHPSHTHQTLSLPPPSSSSASSSSSSQQQLQLKQSVQIVSKETSFISTPHLVPVTTPLIDSTTKTEQILPPPPSYELATSSSSSSTNSTTISAPVSNVTISVSTKPIAIDQTQENESSHAGDSVPSTDQQMVVMEQQQQATQQPQQQQQQHSSTSWKLPEQLNHQANVQLEQQQQQQPNHIIKILGVEVQKRKHSMQLPLEEKQQQQQQQQQLLPPPQQQHQHHAVSPVTPSSQEKVQLITGYAKKTLSNQQQSITPDMPLHQQQTTAQLHHLQQQQQAIIHHPQEPPAKPGDQRKRRKRENVQKSRRGNLNAGTPTGLGASAGGTNLKDFPIGGLMPGGNIVGTTTLPSGAVVQMATGGGLANTTAAYMQGGHPNAVGHHPAMVSNAAAAAAAASIGNSGSSPMLKKRVRKYSKVEEDHDAFTEKLMTHIKQMQPLQVLEPLLNRNFLIGCSDLGPAVASNSSSGASGGASGGGKAKSSTSGSTSGGGAGAYSRGGWPLLMRGGDDTEQLGANCKFGQVRHPSLPSLYDSERFGGHSPSLPPPGPLGGNKSLSTIQNDFYDQEFSTHLERNPRERLVRHIGAVRDSQTETIELVEQPQPLIATLPRLTRYPGLILLNNTSRCHGIAGGRMSPVALSEDFTTLRLPISPVLRSCAEELRKSQHLEMGGPAGGSHNNNNNNNNYQQKNQNVILSLHSSASDNIVGVLRDLANLLHLTPSPGISCRVIDDKSTLEKTTTDATPEAGAAAAPAAGEDGGGGSDTEGNRERISQSHLRKILMGRRKICRGCDSAIAAFGIRVPKDEQSPEDKPSPRLAQLQALLPGYVPQPAYDYFCSRTCLTKHKWSTTSTSGGQQTDSTASTKPSALAKMKLSASASPDELQSKINEIPTAKRKCIVKCFSADCFGPATTAAEDSKGAVPPNNTVWETGDSGQQQQLEDTRQCVFCNQRGDGLADGPSRLLNFDVDKWVHLNCALWSNGVYETVSGALMNFQIALQAGLNQSCSACHLLGATIKCFKSRCNAIYHLPCAIKEDCMFYKNKSVHCSAHAAAASSIGGSSGGSGSNSVSGSSGSGSAMATGGGAADNELSSFIVHRRVFVDRDENRQVATVMHYSELSNLLRVGNMTFLNVGQLLPHQLEAFHTPHHIYPIGYKVSRYYWCLRRPNRRCRYICSIAEAGCRPEFRILVQDTGDKAEPDREFRDSTPTAVWQQILQPIQRLRKVHKWLQLFPQHISGEDLFGLTEPAIVRILESLPGIETLTDYRFKYGRNPLLEFPLAINPSGAARTEPKQRQLLVWRKPHTQRTAGSCSSTQRMANSAAIAGEVACPYSKQFVHSKSSQYKKMKQEWRNNVYLARSKIQGLGLYAARDIEKHTMIIEYIGEVIRTEVSEIREKQYEAKNRGIYMFRLDEDRVVDATLSGGLARYINHSCNPNCVTEIVEVDRDVRIIIFAKRKIYRGEELSYDYKFDIEDESHKIPCACGAPNCRKWMN, from the exons ATGAATATATCGAAGGTGACAACATCGCTTGCTGCTGCGGCCGCTGCCGCCGAAAAAGCAAAACCTGAACgtgtaaatgtaaatgcagCATCTGCAACAGCAGCTACAGGCGCACCAACAGGCGCAGTGGGTGTCAGCACTGGAGGAGCAACCATTAGCTATCAAACAATTAATCTGCAGAAGCGTGCCAGCGTGGATAGTGGTGAACAGAGTGACGATTCGAATCTGAATCGTAAAAAACTGAAAACGGAACTCATTATCTGTCCATCGCCcgccaaacaacaacatcaacggGGACCTGGTGGAGTAAGTGTagttagtgctatacacacaTCGCTTGGATCTAGCTCTACTTCCGTCAACACCAAGGATGAGACTGCTAGCGAAGATGCGTGGgatcagcaacagcagacgcgagaggagcagcagcagattATAGTGTGTAATTTTGGCTCCTCCACCGCCACCAACACCACCGAGATGAGTGCAATCAAACAAGAAGAGGTGGCCGAAGGCAACCAGAAGCAAA aTTTTATCAGCTTTACCAAAAAAGAAGCGGCATCATCTGTTGCTGTCACTGCGTCCGCCGTCtcctcgtcatcatcatcatcgtcgtcgacAGCCTCCGTTATATCAATTGAGCCAtctggcggcggcggtggaggAGGAcccggtggtggtggtggcacAGATCTTCCCGAGCAATCGAATAAATTTGATCCATTAGAGCATGTTACCACAACTGCATCGGGTACATCGATTATTCTCAATACAAACAATGGAACCATTATGactaccaccaccaccaatcAAAAGCCTGGCCAGACCAATTATAATCTCTTCAATGCCACCAGCCAAACACCGACATTGCTTAACCGTGTCAATCTGCATTCCAAGCTGAAAGGCCAGCCCCTCATGATGAATGCCAAGAAGCTAGCCGAGGTCACCCAGACGACGGCCAAAGTGTCCATTGGTAATAAAACGATATCTGTGCCGCTGCTTAAGCCATTAATAACTGCATCCGCTGCCGGCGGTGCCACAATTGTCGAGAGTAAACCAATGCAACAATTGCCTATTGGTGGTCAGATAGTAACGACAACCACCGGCCCGTCACAACAGACGCAACAGtcgcaacagcagcaacaacagcagacaCAACATATCAACTACACCAAATTGCTAAAGCGAGGGCCCAAAAATCCCACCACAATTGTCTCATTCTCGGGACTGCAGATTAAGCCGGCTAATACTAAGATTGTGACCGCCAAGGTGGTCAGTAAAAAGATGTCATTGCAataccagcagcagcatcaacagcagcagcagcaacaacagcagcagcttcaGATCCAACAGCAGCAATCCACTGGCAGTTTGGCTCCACCCACAGGCAGCATAGTGACCATAACGACTACAAATCCCAATCAGACATATACCATGGTGCAACaacagccgcagcagcaggaTACGCCATCCACAGGAGGTGTAGCTAACTCATTAAGCGGTGGAGATGCTGTTGATGCCGTAGATACAAATCCACGACAGAAACCGACTTACAGCGAGAATATACAAAAGATTCTCTACAAAAGTAAATCTCTGGAAAGTGCAGGATCGAATGAGGAGTTTACCAATATTAATAGCGTGGTCATTAAACCGCTGGACAAGAGTCAATTGAATTGTGGATCGGGTTTTAACATATTTAAAGCGACACCAGCAACGTCCAATTCATCGGTAGTTACTTCGTCCACATCATCGGGAGTTGTTGAGCTGCCCTCAGCTTCCTCCGCGTCTGCATCCTCCTCTGGAGCCACCACAACGAGTACATCTGTCTCGGTGTCGGCGATTCTAAATGAGGTGGCAGTGGCCAAATCAACGCCAGCCACCATATGCATAAATAGTCCGGCTGTTGGTGGTGGTAGTCGTCCCATAATCTCGATACAGAAAAACATCTCTCTGGTACTATCCAAATCGTCAATGGCccaacaaaaagcaaagatGGTGACCACACAGTCTGGAGCATCTGTGGTTGGTTCTACCATACAAATGCATACGGTgccgctgcagcagcagcagcagcagcaaacgctTCAGCAATCGTCCGATCAGACATTATCAGATCAGTCGACAAAATCATCTATGCAGATTAAACTGACGCCGCAAACGTTAACAACCACAGCAATAGCCACTTCCTCGACCATCGTTGCCGCCACCTCCGTCGCCTCCACAACCACTACCACGCCCACCAAACTAAATGTTAGCCAGGTGACCAAGTTGGAGGAGTTGTCTGCtgacaacaaaaccaaaatgattataaaacatcaacaacaacagcagcaacagaatcAGGTGAACGTGCAAGATTCCACACCCAGCAATAGCAGTAGCatcaccagcaccaccaccagcagTAGCAGTAGCGGTGGCACCACCAATGCCACCAtcaaggagcagcagcagcagtcagATCAACATAATGATGCAGTTTTACCAGTTGTTGCTCCTGCTCCAGCTCCCGTTGTTACTGCTCCGGTTGCTCCTACTCCGCCAAATAATGGTCAGGCACAGCGTGTGGATGACTCGAATAATGCTCTATTAAAGCAATTGCTCCAGAATTCATCTAGTAGCCATAATCTCAGCCAGATTAGTATAACATCATCGCATGTATCGGCCAGCGGGCCATCGGGAGGTGGAGCTGGAGGAGTAAATGCATCGAGTACTGCTTCACTTTCGGCCCGGAAGGTGATTAATGTGCGTGCTCCTAGCATGGGTTTGGTTAGCTCGCTGGAAGCCCAATTGGCCAGGCCAGTTATTCCCCCAGTGCCGGCGGCTgtgagcaacagcagcagtaaCAATGCCGGAGGAGTGGTCACATCGACGGCGACACCAAGCACCCccacgacgacgacaacggcCACAACCCTTAATCAAAGTGGTGCTCCTTCCATTACAGCTAATCCCATGGCCAGTGaccagcagaagcagcagcagcagcagccggcGGTGGTTAAAACagaacagcaacaaccacaaGGTCCTCCGCCACCACCTCCCCCTTTGCCATCGCCACAAACCCATCATCCATCCCATACCCATCAGACTCTTTCTCTGCCTCCCCCGTCATCATcgtcagcatcatcatcatcgtcatctcAACAGCAGCTGCAATTGAAGCAATCTGTGCAAATTGTATCCAAGGAGACATCATTTATATCGACACCACATCTTGTTCCTGTGACAACTCCATTAATTGATTCTACAACCAAAACGGAACAAATACTACCACCTCCGCCATCATACGAATTGGCCACCTCGTCCTCATCGTCATCTACCAATTCCACAACCATATCGGCTCCAGTCTCCAATGTTACCATATCTGTATCAACTAAACCCATTGCAATCGATCAAACCCAAGAAAATGAGTCATCCCATGCAGGTGACTCTGTCCCATCTACAGATCAACAGATGGTCGTCAtggagcaacagcaacaagcgACGCAACagccgcaacaacaacagcaacaacattcaAGTACGTCCTGGAAATTGCCAGAGCAATTGAATCATCAAGCTAATGTTCAActggaacaacaacaacaacaacaacccaaTCATATTATCAAAATTCTAGGAGTAGAGgtccaaaaaagaaagcatTCGATGCAATTGCCACTGGaggagaagcagcagcagcaacaacaacaacaacaactattgcCGCcgccacagcaacaacatcaacatcatgCAGTGTCGCCAGTGACACCATCATCCCAGGAGAAGGTACAACTGATTACTGGTTATGCAAAGAAAACTTTATCCAATCAACAACAATCAATCACCCCGGATATGCCACTTCATCAGCAGCAAACGACAGCGCAGCTCCATCacctgcagcagcagcaacaggcaATTATCCATCATCCTCAGGAGCCACCAGCCAAACCGGGAGATCAGCGTAAACGACGAAAACGCGAAAACGTTCAAAAGTCTCGTCGTGGTAATCTAAATGCTGGCACACCTACCGGACTTGGAGCATCGGCGGGTGGAACAAATCTCAAAGATTTTCCCATCGGTGGTCTAATGCCTGGTGGTAACATTGTGGGTACCACAACCCTGCCCTCCGGTGCTGTCGTACAAATGGCTACTGGCGGAGGATTAGCCAACACTACCGCCGCCTATATGCAGGGTGGCCATCCAAATGCTGTTGGGCATCATCCTGCCATGGTATCCaatgccgccgccgccgcggCTGCAGCCAGCATTGGCAACAGTGGATCATCGCCCATGTTAAAGAAACGTGTGCGTAAATACTCAAAGGTCGAGGAAGATCACGATGCCTTCACCGAAAAGCTAATGACGCATATTAAGCAAATGCAACCGCTTCAAGTGCTTGAGCCGCTGTTAAATCGTAATTTCCTTATTGGATGCTCAGATCTGGGTCCAGCTGTAGCGAGTAATAGTAGTAGTGGAGCCAGTGGAGGAGCCAGTGGCGGTGGCAAGGCAAAGAGTTCAACATCAGGAAGCACATCCGGTGGTGGTGCTGGAGCCTATTCACGTGGTGGTTGGCCGTTGCTGATGCGCGGCGGCGATGACACCGAGCAATTGGGAGCCAATTGTAAATTTGGACAGGTGCGTCATCCCAGTTTACCATCTCTATACGATAGCGAACGTTTTGGCGGCCATTCGCCGTCTCTGCCACCACCTGGACCCTTGGGTGGTAATAAATCCCTGTCGACCATACAAAACGATTTCTACGATCAAGAGTTCTCCACGCATTTAGAGCGTAATCCTCGTGAACGCCTCGTCCGGCATATTGGTGCTGTGCGCGATAGCCAAACGGAGACAATTGAGCTGGTGGAGCAACCACAGCCGCTAATTGCCACCTTGCCACGCCTCACACGATATCCGGGATTGATACTCTTGAATAATACCAGTCGTTGTCATGGCATTGCCGGTGGACGGATGTCTCCGGTGGCTTTATCGGAGGATTTTACCACACTACGATTGCCCATTTCACCCGTTTTGCGTTCCTGTGCCGAGGAGTTGCGCAAATCTCAGCATCTGGAGATGGGTGGACCTGCTGGTGGTAgtcataacaacaacaacaataataacaactatcaacagaaaaaccaaaatgtgATACTCTCCCTGCACTCATCAGCCTCAGATAATATAGTTGGCGTTTTGAGGGATCTGGCCAATCTTCTGCATTTGACACCATCTCCGGGCATAAGCTGTCGCGTTATTGATGACAAGTCAACGCTGGAGAAGACGACAACGGACGCGACGCCAGAAGCAggggcagcagcagcgccaGCAGCAGGAGAGGATGGAGGAGGTGGTAGCGATACTGAAGGCAATCGTGAACGAATCAGTCAAAGTCATTTAAGAAAAATTCTCATGGGCAGACGTAAAATTTGCCGTGGCTGCGATTCCGCCATTGCGGCATTTGGTATTCGTGTACCCAAAGATGAACAATCACCGGAGGATAAACCCTCGCCACGGTTGGCTCAATTGCAGGCTCTATTGCCTGGCTATGTCCCACAGCCAGCCTATGACTATTTCTGTAGTCGCACCTGCCTGACCAAGCACAAATGGTCCACAACAAGCACAAGTGGTGGCCAACAAACAGATTCAACGGCATCCACGAAACCATCAGCATTggcaaaaatgaaattatcCGCCTCCGCCTCGCCCGATGAGCTACAGTCAAAGATCAATGAAATTCCAACGGCAAAGCGTAAATGCATTGTCAAGTGCTTTAGTGCCGATTGCTTTGGACCCGCCACCACGGCAGCGGAAGACAGTAAGGGTGCTGTGCCACCCAATAACACAGTCTGGGAAACTGGCGACTCtggccaacagcagcaactggAGGATACACGTCAATGTGTCTTTTGCAATCAACGCGGCGATGGCCTGGCCGATGGTCCATCGCGTCTGCTTAACTTTGATGTGGACAAGTGG GTCCATTTGAACTGTGCCTTGTGGTCGAACGGTGTCTATGAGACTGTTTCCGGTGCCTTGATGAATTTCCAAATAGCTCTACAGGCGGGTCTTAATCAATCCTGCAGCGCCTGCCATCTATTGGGGGCAACcattaaatgctttaaatcaCGCTGCAATGCCATATATCATTTACCCTGCGCCATCAAGGAGGACTGCATGTTCTATAAGAATAAATCGGTTCATTGTAGTGCCCATGCAGCCGCCGCATCATCCATCGGTGGTTCATCAGGCGGTTCAGGCTCCAATTCGGTATCTGGTTCAAGCGGATCGGGTTCTGCCATGGCCACAGGTGGCGGCGCGGCCGATAATGAGCTCAGCTCATTCATTGTCCATCGTCGGGTCTTTGTGGATCGTGATGAGAATCGTCAAGTGGCCACTGTGATGCACTATTCGGAGCTAAGCAATCTATTGCGTGTGGGCAACATGACCTTCTTGAATGTGGGACAATTGTTGCCGCATCAATTGGAAGCTTTTCATACGCCCCATCATATATATCCCATTGGCTATAAGGTG AGTCGCTACTATTGGTGTTTGCGACGACCGAATCGTCGATGCCGCTACATCTGCAGCATTGCGGAGGCCGGATGCCGTCCCGAATTCCGTATCTTGGTACAGGATACTGGCGACAAGGCTGAACCGGATCGTGAATTCCGTGATAGCACACCGACAGCCGTGTGGCAACAGATTCTGCAGCCCATTCAGCGATTGCGTAAGGTCCACAAATGGCTGCAATTATTCCCGCAGCATATCAGTGGAGAGGATCTGTTTGGTCTTACGGAACCAGCTATTGTTCGTATATTGGAGAGTTTGCCTGGCATTGAGACGCTAACCGATTATCGCTTTAAATATGGACGTAACCCGCTATTGGAATTCCCGCTGGCCATCAATCCATCGGGTGCGGCACGCACTGAGCCCAAACAACGTCAGCTTTTGGTTTGGCGTAAACCGCATACGCAACGCACTGCCGGCAGCTGTAGCAGTACCCAACGTATGGCCAATTCGGCAGCGATTGCCGGAGAGGTGGCATGTCCATATAGTAAGCAATTTGTTCACTCCAAGAGTTCTCAGTATAAGAAGATGAAACAGGAATGGCGAAATAATGTTTATTTGGCAAG gTCTAAGATTCAAGGTCTGGGCTTGTATGCGGCCAGGGATATTGAGAAGCATACCATGATCATTGAATATATAGGCGAGGTCATACGCACAGAAGTATCTGAAATACGTGAAAAGCAATACGAGGCAAAG AATCGTGGCATTTACATGTTCCGCCTTGATGAAGATCGCGTTGTTGATGCCACTTTAAGCGGCGGTTTGGCTCGTTACATTAATCATTCGTGCAATCCCAATTGTGTCACCGAAATTGTGGAAGTTGATCGTGATGTGCGAATCATAATATTTGCCAAACGGAAAATTTATCGGGGAGAAGAG CTTTCGTATGATTATAAATTTGATATTGAAGATGAGTCACATAAGATACCATGTGCCTGTGGAGCGCCCAATTGCCGTAAATGGATGAATTAG